Proteins from one Gimesia maris genomic window:
- a CDS encoding MarR family winged helix-turn-helix transcriptional regulator, with the protein MKQTERPGFLISRLAYLFRLRVEDLLAENDCELSAEESALLMVLVESGQPLRRGEFAEIMLRDKTTITRQLDGLVAKGLVRRKQDPSDGRAFLIYPTSKGTRQINKILPAAKALRESLKQGLTAEEWEIGMKAMRQMKDNLIQLESEK; encoded by the coding sequence ATGAAACAGACTGAACGCCCCGGGTTTCTGATCAGTCGTCTTGCCTATCTTTTTCGGTTGCGGGTCGAAGATTTGCTGGCGGAAAACGATTGCGAACTTTCGGCGGAAGAATCCGCCTTGTTGATGGTGCTGGTTGAGTCTGGGCAGCCACTTCGTCGAGGAGAGTTCGCGGAAATTATGTTGCGTGACAAAACCACGATTACACGTCAGCTGGACGGATTGGTCGCAAAAGGGCTGGTGCGGAGAAAGCAGGATCCAAGTGACGGTCGCGCGTTCCTGATCTATCCGACCTCTAAAGGGACCCGGCAGATCAATAAAATCCTGCCCGCTGCTAAAGCGTTACGGGAAAGTTTGAAGCAGGGATTGACCGCGGAAGAATGGGAGATCGGCATGAAAGCCATGCGTCAGATGAAAGATAATTTGATTCAGCTGGAATCAGAAAAGTGA